From the genome of Lampris incognitus isolate fLamInc1 chromosome 17, fLamInc1.hap2, whole genome shotgun sequence:
GTATCTAAATGTCGTAGGTTTAATACCCCATTAGCAGCcaaaatactgagcagtcttctgtgcctctctgaaatgctgctgaaATTGTGAGGAAAAGCCTTGTGCCAGTGATGTCAATGGTTGAGAATCCATGAACATGAAAACTATAACCCACTGCCTTCGATGTTCTACATCAAAACaggcaacatccatccattatcccaaccgcttatcctgctctcagggtcgcagggatgctggagcctatcccagcagtcatttggcggcaggcagggagacaccctggacaggccgctaggccatcccACAAAACATTGTGTGAGAAAATGTGAATTACAACACTACATACACCTGTTGTAGCGAATGCTACCGTGTGCCATGTAACGACAGTGATAActcgtgattgtttcccttttaaGCTTCTGGTGAGATGAATattgttttgggttttgtttttttggaattttccccctttttctccccagttgtacttggccaattaccccaatctgccgagccgtcccagtcattgctgcgccccctctgctgattcagggagggctgtagactaccacatgcttcctctgacacatgtggagtcgccagcaacttcttttcagctgacagtgaggagtttcaccagggggacgtagcacgtgggaggatcacgctgttccccccagttccccctcccccccgaacaggcgctccgaccgacgagaggaggcgctagttcagcgaccaggacacatacccacatccagcttctcactcgcagacatggccaattgtgtctgacgcccgaccaagctggagataacacggggattcgaaccagcgatcatccccgtgttggcaggcaacagaatagaccgctatgctacccggacgcccgaataTTGTTACAGTAAACAAGAAAGAACCACTGTAATAGTGGTTTAGTCAATGCAATATGGAAAATTCACTACATTCTCAAACCATATCCTTGTCCTCGTGTTGTCTGTCTTCCAGAGGATCCGCTCCACGGTGGATGAGAAGGAGCAGAAGCAGCTGCTGATGGATCTGGATGTGGTGATGAGGAGTAGTGACTGTCCTTACATTGTTCAGTTCTATGGTGCCCTCTTCAGAGAGGtatgttttacacacacacacacacacacacacacacacacacacacacacacacacacacacacacacacacacacacacacagattgcccATAGATTTTGATGGCGATTATGATGTGATTTGTTACTCTTGACAACTTAATTTTTCTGTTAATTTGTTGTGTTATGTCAACTGAAATGTCTTTTCTTTCAGGGTGACTGTTGGATATGTATGGAACTTATGTCTACCTCATTTGACAAATTCTACAAATACGTATATTGTGCATTAGATGACGTCATTCCAGAGGAAATATTAGGCAAAATCACATTAGCAGTGAGTAGATGCTTGGCTTTTCTCTCATGCTTTTCTTTCATACAATACGTTTCAAATCTGAGCGTTTGATGAGCTTCGTCATATCTCCTACAGACCGTGAAAGCACTGAATCACCTAAAAGAAAACTTGAAAATTATTCACAGGGGTGAGTTTGTCATCATGTTGATTAAATCGTGTTTTCATAGAAAATTCTAGACAGCGTTAAATGTTCTGCGTATATGACACCTGTAACTCCCGACTTCTTATCCTCTCCACTCCAGACATCAAACCCTCCAACATTCTCATGGACCGGAAAGGCAACATCAAGCTGTGTGATTTTGGCATCAGCGGTCAGCTGGTGGACTCCATAGCCAAGACCAGAGATGCAGGTTGCAGGCCTTACATGGCGGTAAGCGGCcatcagtaacacagtaacagtgTGGAGGGTCAGCAGGTACACGCTGGTCTGTGTTGGATTTGTGCTAGTCATGAAAATGTAAAGAATTCAGTATAGAGTCAGTGATTTTGCTCATCTACTTTTAAAACTGCCAACGGATGCTAAGCTCAGTTGGCAGCCCTTGCCTTCAGACGGAATGCCCCTCAACGAAAAAGGACACCCCCACATACCCTGCAGACATACCATCTACTGAAGGGTATTAGATAGCAAGATTTGTTGCAGTTAGAGACTATATTTTTTTTGTCTTCACAAGTTAATTTCTTGTGACTGTTTAATTGCTAGCAGTGCATACTTCACCGTACAGGTACATGTACATTAAAGAAGTTAATATCTTGAAGATTTCATCTGCTCTCGAGCCACATCTTGCTCAGAAgtagtcttttttttgggggggggttaaaatggACAGGATTTAAAGTTATGAGTATGGAGAAAGCCTGATGTAAACCTACTGGAGTCAGAGTATTACCGTGGCTGTTTCGTACCACGCCGTGGTTCTCCGTCTCATGACTCACGCAGCGAATGAAGGGCGCTTTTTTTTCCCCGTGTGTGTGAGATCCTCTGCTGTCTGGTTTCAGCCTGAGAGAATAGACCCCAGTGCTTCAAGACAAGGCTATGATGTCCGGTCTGATGTGTGGAGCTTGGGAATAACTCTGGTAACCCAACTAATTTATGAAACCTTTTCACTGTATGTCTCTGGATTTTTCATAGAGAGGTGATGTGTAGATTTTGATCTTACAATTGGAAAATGAGTATCTCTTCTGCGTTTATCAAAACTCCTCGATTTGTGTCTGTTTTCAGTACGAGCTGGCTACCGGAAGGTTTCCTTATCCAAAGTGGAATAGTGTTTTTGACCAGCTGACACAAGTGGTCAAAGGCGAGCCTCCTCAGCTCAGCAACTCGGAGGAGAGGCAATTCTCCCCTAAATTCATCAACTTTGTTAACTTATGGTATGTTGAACTGCATAATGTGCTACAATACAGTCATGCATACAAAACATATATCACTCAGTAAGTATGAGATGTCTACTCATGCCAACCTGCAGTTGGTTATTTAATGCCAGCTGTTGTGTTtctggggtggcacagtggcgcagtggttagcgcggtcgcctcacagcaagaaggtcctgggttcgagccccagggtagtccaaccttggggtcat
Proteins encoded in this window:
- the map2k4b gene encoding dual specificity mitogen-activated protein kinase kinase 4b isoform X2 encodes the protein MATPCPDSNSTTTPGNNNSNIAGPTIQHHHPQTHNLTTVSSSMQETNTCWRCQNETGKRKALKLNFANPPVKPASRLPLNPPAPSFQNPHIERLRTHSIESSGKLKISPEQHCDFTAEDLRDLGEIGRGAYGSVNKMVHKPTGQIMAVKRIRSTVDEKEQKQLLMDLDVVMRSSDCPYIVQFYGALFREGDCWICMELMSTSFDKFYKYVYCALDDVIPEEILGKITLATVKALNHLKENLKIIHRDIKPSNILMDRKGNIKLCDFGISGQLVDSIAKTRDAGCRPYMAPERIDPSASRQGYDVRSDVWSLGITLYELATGRFPYPKWNSVFDQLTQVVKGEPPQLSNSEERQFSPKFINFVNLCLTKDESKRPKYKELLKHSFILMYEERFVDVASYVCRILDQIPTSPISPMYVD
- the map2k4b gene encoding dual specificity mitogen-activated protein kinase kinase 4b isoform X3; its protein translation is MATPCPDSNSTTTPGNNNSNIAGPTIQHHHPQTHNLTTVSSSMQGKRKALKLNFANPPVKPASRLPLNPPAPSFQNPHIERLRTHSIESSGKLKISPEQHCDFTAEDLRDLGEIGRGAYGSVNKMVHKPTGQIMAVKRIRSTVDEKEQKQLLMDLDVVMRSSDCPYIVQFYGALFREGDCWICMELMSTSFDKFYKYVYCALDDVIPEEILGKITLATVKALNHLKENLKIIHRDIKPSNILMDRKGNIKLCDFGISGQLVDSIAKTRDAGCRPYMAPERIDPSASRQGYDVRSDVWSLGITLYELATGRFPYPKWNSVFDQLTQVVKGEPPQLSNSEERQFSPKFINFVNLCLTKDESKRPKYKELLKHSFILMYEERFVDVASYVCRILDQIPTSPISPMYVD
- the map2k4b gene encoding dual specificity mitogen-activated protein kinase kinase 4b isoform X1 translates to MATPCPDSNSTTTPGNNNSNIAGPTIQHHHPQTHNLTTVSSSMQETNTCWRCQNETGFQISLSGVPQSKRKALKLNFANPPVKPASRLPLNPPAPSFQNPHIERLRTHSIESSGKLKISPEQHCDFTAEDLRDLGEIGRGAYGSVNKMVHKPTGQIMAVKRIRSTVDEKEQKQLLMDLDVVMRSSDCPYIVQFYGALFREGDCWICMELMSTSFDKFYKYVYCALDDVIPEEILGKITLATVKALNHLKENLKIIHRDIKPSNILMDRKGNIKLCDFGISGQLVDSIAKTRDAGCRPYMAPERIDPSASRQGYDVRSDVWSLGITLYELATGRFPYPKWNSVFDQLTQVVKGEPPQLSNSEERQFSPKFINFVNLCLTKDESKRPKYKELLKHSFILMYEERFVDVASYVCRILDQIPTSPISPMYVD